From a region of the Pseudanabaena sp. ABRG5-3 genome:
- a CDS encoding Uma2 family endonuclease — protein MALLISPSIYRHKKWLGRLVKIITEELGIEIASLGSCTWSREDLRKGLEPDECYYIQNEAAVRGKETITLSVDPPPDLAIEVDSTSSSLDRMGIYAALGVPEVWRYDFKVMTFWVLVDGVYVSCEASIALPLVSAIAVQGLLSEAVSMGETSWARRVREFIASQSHSPRSSKS, from the coding sequence ATGGCATTACTAATCAGTCCTTCGATTTATCGCCATAAAAAATGGTTAGGGCGATTGGTAAAGATTATCACAGAGGAGTTAGGGATTGAGATCGCGAGTTTAGGGTCTTGCACTTGGAGTCGTGAGGATTTGCGGAAGGGGTTAGAGCCTGATGAGTGCTATTACATCCAGAATGAGGCGGCGGTGCGTGGTAAGGAAACGATAACTTTGTCGGTCGATCCACCGCCAGATTTGGCGATCGAGGTGGACAGTACGAGCAGTTCACTGGATCGGATGGGAATTTATGCGGCGCTGGGTGTGCCTGAGGTGTGGCGTTATGACTTTAAAGTAATGACGTTTTGGGTGTTGGTGGATGGTGTGTATGTTTCCTGCGAGGCTTCGATCGCTTTGCCTTTGGTGTCAGCGATCGCGGTGCAGGGTTTACTGAGTGAGGCGGTGAGCATGGGTGAGACGAGTTGGGCAAGGAGGGTGAGGGAATTTATTGCTTCTCAGTCCCATTCTCCAAGAAGCTCAAAGAGCTAA
- a CDS encoding Uma2 family endonuclease, with amino-acid sequence MVQAAAKTQLVTFAEFVAWKPDHSIYELHDGVIVEMPQPVGDHEEITSFLSEKVMLEFLRLGLPYGIYKTVLIKPSNSDSGYSPDVLVLNRPNLVNEPLWKKSSTVTQGASIPLVIEVVSTNWRVDYLTKVKDYEEMGIFEYWIVDYLGLGGSRFIGSPKQPTISVYELVDGEYQVSLFKGDEQIVSPNFPELVLTANQVFQSGS; translated from the coding sequence ATGGTTCAAGCCGCAGCTAAAACACAACTGGTGACTTTTGCGGAGTTTGTTGCATGGAAGCCTGATCACAGTATTTATGAATTACATGATGGAGTCATTGTTGAGATGCCGCAGCCAGTGGGAGACCATGAGGAAATAACGAGCTTTTTGTCTGAGAAGGTCATGCTTGAATTTCTGCGTTTGGGTTTGCCATACGGGATATACAAAACTGTGCTAATTAAGCCGTCTAACTCTGATTCGGGATATTCACCAGATGTATTGGTATTAAATCGTCCTAATTTGGTAAATGAGCCTTTATGGAAGAAGTCATCGACGGTTACTCAGGGTGCTTCTATTCCTTTGGTGATCGAGGTGGTAAGCACTAATTGGCGCGTTGATTATTTGACTAAGGTGAAGGATTATGAGGAGATGGGGATTTTTGAGTATTGGATTGTCGATTATTTGGGATTGGGCGGTAGTAGGTTTATCGGCAGTCCTAAGCAACCAACGATCTCTGTCTATGAGTTAGTTGATGGGGAATATCAAGTTTCGCTGTTTAAGGGTGATGAGCAAATTGTATCGCCTAACTTTCCAGAGCTAGTTTTGACGGCTAATCAGGTGTTTCAATCTGGTTCTTAA